The genomic segment AAACTCCGCTTCCGTTTATTTTTCTTTCAAACGGTGAGACTTTGCTCTTTAAGGATATGCGCGACGAAAAACCGTGTTATACAGTTCTTAAAAAAATGCTCACCCCGAAAGATATTGTTACATTGGCAGGCGACGGCATTGATTCGGAATATGCAAAACTTCCTTCCGTCCCTGCTGTAGGGGCAAAAGGTTTAAGAGAATGTCAATTTGAAGCAATTACGAAGCTGGAACTTTCATTTAAGCAGAGAGCCAAAAAGGCACTTATCGTTTTAGCTACGGGTGCCGGAAAAACATTTACCGCCTGTACGGCAGCGTATCGGCTTTTGAATTATACATCCGCAAAGCGGGTTCTTTTCCTTGTAGACCGTAACAATCTTGGGAAGCAAGCCGAAGGTGAGTTCGGTACCTATAAACTTACAGAAACCGGTAATCCTTTTTCCGATGAATACATTGTTCATCGACTTAAAAGCATTGAAAAAATAGGAAATGCAAGTGTCGTCATTTCAACGATTCAACGGCTTTTTGCAGTACTCACGGGACAAGAAATAAACGATGCCGGCGATGACGAAGAAACGGATTATGATGAAAACGCACCGGGAAAACAGATTCAGTTTACCGGAAACATACTTTTACCGCCGGATTTCTTTGACGTAATTATCATTGATGAATGTCATCGTTCGATTTACGGAGATTGGCAGCAGGTTCTCACCTATTTTAAGAATGCAAAAATCATCGGACTAACGGCAACTCCGACACCGGAAGCGGAAGCGTTTTTTAATAAAAACCGAGTAGTCAATTATACTTTGGAAAAATCCATTGCAGACGGTGTTAATGTTCCTCCGCGTGTGTATAGAATTAAAACCGAAATCTCGGAAACCGGCGGCACCATTAAAGACGGTGAAAAAATTAAAAAAATTTCCAATTGGAGCGGTAAAAGAAAAACGCAAAAGCAGCATGAAGACCGGCAATTCACCACAACGGACATAGACAGAAGTGTTGTAATTCCGTCACAAATCGAAATCGTTGTTCAAGCATATAAAGATTCCATCTATGAGTCGCTGTATCCGGACAGAAAAAAAGACTGGACGATGATTCCAAAAACGCTTTTCTTTGCAAAAAGAGAAAGCCATGCAAAAGACATCTTAAAAGCGATAGAAAAAATTTTCGGAAGCGAATTTCCTAGCGGGAAAATCCCCGAACAGTATGCCCAGTTGATTACGTGTAAATCCGGAAATTCAAATCAACTGATTAGCGATTTTAGAAATAATAAAGATTTTCGGATTGCAATTACCGTTACACTTGTTGCAACAGGCACCGATATCAGGCCTTTGGAAATTCTTGTTTTTATGCGTGATATACAGTCCGAAGTTCTCTACACTCAGATGAAAGGACGCGGATGCAGAACACTTGCCGACGATAAACTAAGAAACGTAACCACAAATGCGGTCTCAAAAGACTTTTATTATCTTGTGGATGCAGTTGGCGTAACGGAACACGAAAAATCAATGCCAACTCCGGGCGGCAGCGACGATATAAAAAAAGTTTTGTCACTCAAAGACCTGCTTGAACATCTTGCACACGGAGAATTATCCGATAAGAATTTAGAACTGTTAGCAGACTATCTTTCACGCGTAAATAGAAAAGCCGAATCGGAAGATATTATCGAACTTAATGAGTTACTCGGTGCTATTACCGTAAAACAATTAGCTGTAAATATTTTTGAATCAATCGCACCCGAATCTTGCATTTTACCCCCCTACAAAGATATTAACGAGCCGAATACGGAAAGAAAGATTTTGATTTCCCCACTCATAAACAATGTAAAAGCTCGCAAAAAACTTTTGGAAATCAATGCCGGATTCATTAAAATTGCCCTTGAAAAACAGGACACATTACTGTATGCGGGATTTTCAAAAGAACAGGCAAAAGAATATATCGCTACATTTGAAACCTATCTTGATGACAATAAAGATGAAATTGAAGCATTACGGCTTCTTTATAATCAGGAAAAAGTCGCCATCACGTATACGATGCTTAAAGATTTGGAAAAGAAACTTATTGCGTATAATAGCCAGTTTACGCCGGAATTCTTGTGGACGTGCTATCAAACACTGGACGGAGAAAGCGGAAAAGTAAAACCCTTAAACAGAGAAACGGAACTGGGCGTTTTTACCAATCTTATTCAACTGGTAAGATACGGATATAAGTTGGATGATGAACTTGTGTCCCTTAAAAGACGATTCGGCAGCTATTTCAACCTTTATTGCGGACAGGCTTGGCGTAAATTTACGCCGGAACAAATTGAAATCGTGCGGCAGATTGCAGAATACATCGTACAAAACGGTTGTATCACGAACGTTGAATTAAACAATGCAAAACATGATTTGTTCGTAAAAGCCGTTCCAATCTTCGGAGCCGACAAACTAAATGCGGAAATGCAAACAATTTCAAAATACTTATTCTACGGAAAGGCAGCATAAAAATGGCAAAGAAACAAACAACGCCGTCAAAACCGGAACAGGCGCTTACAAAAAAAGTTTGGAACATGGCGGACGTTCTTGCGGCAGCCGGTGTCGGATTTACGGATTATATTATTCAGCTGACATATCTCTTATTTCTAAAAATGGATTTTGAAAAAGAATCGTACGGTTTAGGCAGTGCACTTCCTGACGGAAGTAAATGGAAAGATATTGTTCAACTGGACGGGCCTGATCAACTTGCAAAATATGAAAAGATTCTTGAAATTTTACAGGCAACAGACGGACTTATCGGCGCAATTTTTACGGAGGCACAAAATAAAATTACAAAACCGGCTCTTCTTAAAAAACTGATCGGAATGATTGACGAAGAAAACTGGTTTAGTATGGACGGAGACCTCAAAGGTGCAATTTACGAAAGTATTCTTGAAAAAAACGGACAAGATAAAAAATCCGGAGCAGGGCAGTACTTTACGCCGCGCCCCTTGATTAATGCTATGGTTGATGTTGTTCAGCCGAAGATCACTGAGACCGTTGCCGACCCTGCATGCGGAACCGGAGGGTTCTTGCTTGCTGCGTATGACTATATGCGTAAACAAAGCGACGAACAGAGTAAGGTGGAGTTCTTACAAACGAAGGCGCTGAGAGGAAATGACATAACGCCGCTTGTCGTAACGTTGGCTTCTATGAATCTTTATCTTCACGACATTGGAGCGGACACAACACCGATTAAATGTGAAGATAGTTTGGAACACGAACCCGAACATCTTGTAGATGTGATTCTTGCCAACCCGCCGTTTGGGGCTCGCCCTGCCGGAAGCGTGGATATTTCGACCATGCGTTCCGATTTGATTGTAACAACAAGCAACAACCAGTTAAATTTTTTACAGCACATGATGGTTATGTTAAAGGACGGCGGAAGAGCTGGAATCGTTCTTCCCGATAATGTGCTTTTTGCAGACGGCGCCGGAGAAATTCTCCGCAAAAAACTTCTAAAAGATTTTAATCTTCATACGATTCTTCGTTTGCCGACCGGTATTTTCTACGCAAACGGCGTAAAAGCGAATGTGCTGTTCTTTGAAAAAGGAAGCCCGACACAAGAGACATGGTATTACGATTACCGTACAGGGATTAAACACACCCTTGCAACGAAACCGCTTAAACGCTCCGACCTTGAAGACTTTGTAACCTGCTACTGTGCAGGACATGTTGAAGACCGCAAAGAAACGTGGTCGCCCGAAAATCCGAACGGCAGATGGCGTAAATATCACATCAATGAACTGCTTGCACGGGATAAAACCAGTCTGGATATTTCTTGGATAAAAGACGGTTCCGATACAGTAGACTGTTCCCTTGCCGAACTGATGCAAACTATTCAAGAGAAAAGCACAAATATTGTTGCAGCTGTTACCGAACTTTCCAAACTGATTGAAGGTATTGAAGAATGATAAATCGAAAGGAAGAACAAAACTTTGATAAACTTTCGGAAGTTATCAATGAGTACAATAGACTGCACATTGCGCAACAGCTTGATTACGATAAGTTCTATTTATATTCGATTATCACGCATTCAACGGCAATAGAAGGTTCGACCGTCACGGAAATTGAAAATCAGCTTCTCTTTGACGAAGGGATAAGTGCAAATAAACCGATTCATGAACAGCTTATGAACCTTGACTTAAAAGCCTCGTATGAAAGAAGTTTTGAATTTGCAAAACAACATACCCAAATGACACCGGAAATCCTCTGTGAACTTTCGTCTCTCGTAATGAAAAACACCGGCACTGTGTACAATACCATCGGAGGAACATTTTCTTCTGCAAAAGGAGAACTGAGACTTCTAAATGTCAGTGCGGGACGGGGCGGGAAGAGTTATATGGCATGGCAGAAGCTTCCGCAAAAACTGGAAGAATTTTGTGCTTGGCTCAATGCGGAAAGAAAAAGCATTGCAGAAAAAGATATAGAAGCTCAATACGTTTTTAGTTTTCTCACTCATTATAAACTTGTTCACATTCATCCTTGGGCTGATGGGAATGGCCGGATGAGTCGGCTTTTAATGAATTTTATCCAATATGAGGCGGGAATAGTACCTGCAATAATTAAAAAAGAAAATAGGGCGGAATATATTCAAAGTCTTGCTTCTTCGCAAGAAAAAGATGATGCGGCGGATTTCTTACAGTTTATGTTTTCACACCATATACGGAATTTGAGCGAGCGGATAGAAGAATATAAAACCTCTCTCGAAATGAGCGGCAGCTGATGATGGCAGTTACAGGGAGATCATAACGTGAACACAAACGCACTACGCCAAAAGATTTTAGACCTCGCAATTCACGGAAAATTGGTGAAACAAGACCCTACCGCTGAAAGCGCAGCCGTACTCCTTGAAAAAATCCGCGCGGAAAAAGAGAAAAAAATCGCCTCCGGTGAACTGAAACGCGATAAAAACGATTCGTATATTTTTATCGGTGATGATAACAGGCACTATGAGAAGTTCTCAGACGGCAGGGTGAAGGATATCGAGGATGTGCTTCCCTTTGCCGTGCCGGAGGGATGGGCATGGTGCAGGTTGGGAGAAGTTGGTTCTTGGCGCTCAGGAAGTACGCCAAATCGAAAAAACATTGCTTTTTATCAAAATGGAACTATTCCATGGCTTTTAACTGGTGATTTAAACGATGGAATCATAACAGATATTCCTAATAAAATTACAGAAGAGGCATACAGTCAAACCTCATTGAAATTAAATCCGATAAACTCTGTCTGCATGGCTATGTACGGAGCTACAATCGGGAAACTTGGAATATTATCAACCCCTGCCTCAACAAATCAGGCTTGTTGTGTTTGTAGTGATTTTAAGGGTATCTCAAATAAATACCTGTTTTACTTCTTACTGCAGCACAGAGAAGAATTTATACAGCTTGGTTTTGGTGGGGCACAACCAAATATTTCTAAAGCAAAAATTATAACAACTCTTATTCCTCTTCCGTCTTTACCGGAACAACAACGCATCGTCACAAAAATCGAAGCAATCTTTGCACAAATCGATCTATTGGAGCAAAGCAAAACCGACCTACAAACCGCTATCAAGCAAGCAAAAAGCAAAATCCTAGAACTAGCCATTCACGGAAAACTTGTTCCACAAGATCCGAATGATGAACCGGCAAGCGTTATGCTGGAAAGACTCCGTGCTGAGAAGGAAGCTAAAATCGCAACCGGTGAGGTGAAACGAGACAAGCATGATTCGTACATCTATAAAAATGCTGCTGATAATTGTTATTATGAGAAGATTGATGACGGAACCGAGGAACAGATTGAAGTGCCGTTTGATTTGCCGGAAAACTGGTGTTGGGAAAAAATTTCTTCAATATGTAAAATAAATCCTAAGAATAAGCTGAATGATGCTTTAGAAGTTTCTTTCGTACCAATGACCTTAATTGATTCAGAATTTAATAGCAATTTTACCTATGAATTACGAACATGGAGAACAGTAAAATCCGGTTTCAGTCATTTTTCCGATAATGATATTGGAATTGCAAAAATCACCCCTTGTTTTGAAAATAGAAAATCTGTAATTTTTAAGAATTTAAATAACAAACATGGAGCGGGAACTACGGAATTACATATATTACGAATAAACAGTAAATATATTCTTAATGAATATGTATTTTGGTTTATAAAAACCGATAGTTTCATCAAAGCAGGTATTAGTAATTTTACAGGTGCTGTAGGACAGCAGCGGATTGGAAAAGAATTTCTTTCAAAAATTCTTATTCCGATTCCACCCTTAAATGAGCAAATTAAAATATGTCGAAATATCAATAAAATAATGGAAAATTTAGCCGAGATTATTTTGAATTTTATCTAAAACATTAAACATTTCTTCAATGTTAGCAACAATTCTTTTTTGTTCCTCAGTTGGTGGGACTGGAATGAGTGCATTTCTTAGCATATTTTGTGTTAATTGATATATCTGAGTTGAATTTGATTCTCTTAAATAATCTTTAAAGTAAAAACTTTGCAAATATCTAAGAATGTAGAGATTAAATTTACTTCTAAAAACGGCCATAAATGCACCGAAGGCCATTTTTTCAGGTAAATTTCTAATTATAGTGCATTTTCCAACTAAATTTTTACTACCGTTTCGCGCACAAATTAAAATATCGCTGTTTACAACATATTGATTTTCGAATATTTTTGTTTGTACTCTTGCTAAATCTGATAAATATAATTTTCCATCTTGTATGTTATTTGACCGTAAAACAGGAATACCAGTGTCTATCAAATCTTTAGGATGATAAGTTAGTCCTATGTTAGTATCACCAAGTTCATGTAATCTGCACCATTGCCAGCTTTTCGGAAGCTCAAAAGGAATCTCATCATCTATGCAAATATCATTTTTTCCATCAATCTTCTCATAATAACAAGAAAATACACTACCGGTATACTTTCCAATAAGCGAATGTTCGCAAATTTTATTTATTGGGAGATCGTTATGAAAAGCGACGAAACTTTTGAAGAGTATTTGAAGAAAAGCAATCTTTCTCAGAATACGCTTACATCTTACCTATGGACGGTTAAATACTATGCCGAACATTATGATTCTTTAAGCAAGGAAAATCTGCTTGCATATAAAGGGTATCTGATTGAATTTTTTAAACCAAAGACGGTGAATCTGAGGATTCAGGGCATTAACAAGTATTTACAATTTATGCACCAAGATCAACTTCAGTTGAAGTTCGTAAAAGTTCAGCAGAAAAATTTTCTTGAAAACGTTATCAGTAACGCTGATTACCAATTTTTGAAATCAAGTCTTAAAACAGACGGAAATCTTGAATGGTATTTTGTTGTGTGGTTTCTGGCGGCTACAGGGGCGCGCGTCAGTGAACTTATTCAAATTAAAGTTGAGCATGTAAAATTGGGATACTTTGATTTATATTCAAAAGGAGGAAAACTCAGGCGGTTGTATATTCCCAAAATTTTGAAGGAAGAAGCATTACAATGGCTGGAATCAATCGGACGTCAATCCGGCTATCTTTTTCTGAATCGTTTTAAAAAGCATATTACCACCCGCGGGATTGCACAGCAATTAAAAAATTATGCAAGAAAGTACGGAATAAGTGGAAAGGTTGTATATCCGCACTCATTCCGGCATCGGTATGCAAAGAATTTTCTTGAAAAGTTCAATGACATTTCTCTGCTTGCCGATTTGATGGGGCATGAAAGTATTGAAACTACAAGAATTTACTTACGCCGAACCGCAAGCGAACAACGGGAACTGGTCGATACCATTGTAACGTGGTAAAAAGAATCACAGTTAAATCAACAACTCCGACACGTTGCCTCGATGTTGTTGATTTGAAATATTTGGGAACCTCTAAAAACTGCAAGCCTATCGGCTTGTTCTGTAAAGACTTAAACTGAAACTCGTCGGGCATCTCTAAAAATCTAACCGAGTTTTTAGAGATGCCCATTTGATACTGTTTAAAACTATTGCTCTTCGCTTTTAACGGAAATCATATTCTAACATATTATCGGCAGTATATAAAGCAACTTTGTATATATGAAGTTTCTTGTCATAGCCTGTGCAGCAATTTGCATATCATACGCCCCAATTACATTGCCTTTTCTTTCTAAATATGCCCGAATTGCACCGAATGCTTCCGCATCTTCTGTCGTGAAATCAACAAATGTAAAA from the Treponema medium genome contains:
- a CDS encoding type I restriction-modification system subunit M; this translates as MAKKQTTPSKPEQALTKKVWNMADVLAAAGVGFTDYIIQLTYLLFLKMDFEKESYGLGSALPDGSKWKDIVQLDGPDQLAKYEKILEILQATDGLIGAIFTEAQNKITKPALLKKLIGMIDEENWFSMDGDLKGAIYESILEKNGQDKKSGAGQYFTPRPLINAMVDVVQPKITETVADPACGTGGFLLAAYDYMRKQSDEQSKVEFLQTKALRGNDITPLVVTLASMNLYLHDIGADTTPIKCEDSLEHEPEHLVDVILANPPFGARPAGSVDISTMRSDLIVTTSNNQLNFLQHMMVMLKDGGRAGIVLPDNVLFADGAGEILRKKLLKDFNLHTILRLPTGIFYANGVKANVLFFEKGSPTQETWYYDYRTGIKHTLATKPLKRSDLEDFVTCYCAGHVEDRKETWSPENPNGRWRKYHINELLARDKTSLDISWIKDGSDTVDCSLAELMQTIQEKSTNIVAAVTELSKLIEGIEE
- a CDS encoding restriction endonuclease subunit S, translating into MNTNALRQKILDLAIHGKLVKQDPTAESAAVLLEKIRAEKEKKIASGELKRDKNDSYIFIGDDNRHYEKFSDGRVKDIEDVLPFAVPEGWAWCRLGEVGSWRSGSTPNRKNIAFYQNGTIPWLLTGDLNDGIITDIPNKITEEAYSQTSLKLNPINSVCMAMYGATIGKLGILSTPASTNQACCVCSDFKGISNKYLFYFLLQHREEFIQLGFGGAQPNISKAKIITTLIPLPSLPEQQRIVTKIEAIFAQIDLLEQSKTDLQTAIKQAKSKILELAIHGKLVPQDPNDEPASVMLERLRAEKEAKIATGEVKRDKHDSYIYKNAADNCYYEKIDDGTEEQIEVPFDLPENWCWEKISSICKINPKNKLNDALEVSFVPMTLIDSEFNSNFTYELRTWRTVKSGFSHFSDNDIGIAKITPCFENRKSVIFKNLNNKHGAGTTELHILRINSKYILNEYVFWFIKTDSFIKAGISNFTGAVGQQRIGKEFLSKILIPIPPLNEQIKICRNINKIMENLAEIILNFI
- a CDS encoding type I restriction endonuclease subunit R — translated: MTEYKNNHNFRYDDLLPEQQARVYIDAYLEDAGWTVVNRDEFVPEAINAQAVRENILKGNKEADYILYLDGKAIGVLEAKRKENNLGFEVAEQAQHYGNILPDWIQAWKTPLPFIFLSNGETLLFKDMRDEKPCYTVLKKMLTPKDIVTLAGDGIDSEYAKLPSVPAVGAKGLRECQFEAITKLELSFKQRAKKALIVLATGAGKTFTACTAAYRLLNYTSAKRVLFLVDRNNLGKQAEGEFGTYKLTETGNPFSDEYIVHRLKSIEKIGNASVVISTIQRLFAVLTGQEINDAGDDEETDYDENAPGKQIQFTGNILLPPDFFDVIIIDECHRSIYGDWQQVLTYFKNAKIIGLTATPTPEAEAFFNKNRVVNYTLEKSIADGVNVPPRVYRIKTEISETGGTIKDGEKIKKISNWSGKRKTQKQHEDRQFTTTDIDRSVVIPSQIEIVVQAYKDSIYESLYPDRKKDWTMIPKTLFFAKRESHAKDILKAIEKIFGSEFPSGKIPEQYAQLITCKSGNSNQLISDFRNNKDFRIAITVTLVATGTDIRPLEILVFMRDIQSEVLYTQMKGRGCRTLADDKLRNVTTNAVSKDFYYLVDAVGVTEHEKSMPTPGGSDDIKKVLSLKDLLEHLAHGELSDKNLELLADYLSRVNRKAESEDIIELNELLGAITVKQLAVNIFESIAPESCILPPYKDINEPNTERKILISPLINNVKARKKLLEINAGFIKIALEKQDTLLYAGFSKEQAKEYIATFETYLDDNKDEIEALRLLYNQEKVAITYTMLKDLEKKLIAYNSQFTPEFLWTCYQTLDGESGKVKPLNRETELGVFTNLIQLVRYGYKLDDELVSLKRRFGSYFNLYCGQAWRKFTPEQIEIVRQIAEYIVQNGCITNVELNNAKHDLFVKAVPIFGADKLNAEMQTISKYLFYGKAA
- a CDS encoding restriction endonuclease subunit S, giving the protein MLRKIAFLQILFKSFVAFHNDLPINKICEHSLIGKYTGSVFSCYYEKIDGKNDICIDDEIPFELPKSWQWCRLHELGDTNIGLTYHPKDLIDTGIPVLRSNNIQDGKLYLSDLARVQTKIFENQYVVNSDILICARNGSKNLVGKCTIIRNLPEKMAFGAFMAVFRSKFNLYILRYLQSFYFKDYLRESNSTQIYQLTQNMLRNALIPVPPTEEQKRIVANIEEMFNVLDKIQNNLG
- a CDS encoding tyrosine-type recombinase/integrase — translated: MKSDETFEEYLKKSNLSQNTLTSYLWTVKYYAEHYDSLSKENLLAYKGYLIEFFKPKTVNLRIQGINKYLQFMHQDQLQLKFVKVQQKNFLENVISNADYQFLKSSLKTDGNLEWYFVVWFLAATGARVSELIQIKVEHVKLGYFDLYSKGGKLRRLYIPKILKEEALQWLESIGRQSGYLFLNRFKKHITTRGIAQQLKNYARKYGISGKVVYPHSFRHRYAKNFLEKFNDISLLADLMGHESIETTRIYLRRTASEQRELVDTIVTW
- a CDS encoding Fic family protein is translated as MINRKEEQNFDKLSEVINEYNRLHIAQQLDYDKFYLYSIITHSTAIEGSTVTEIENQLLFDEGISANKPIHEQLMNLDLKASYERSFEFAKQHTQMTPEILCELSSLVMKNTGTVYNTIGGTFSSAKGELRLLNVSAGRGGKSYMAWQKLPQKLEEFCAWLNAERKSIAEKDIEAQYVFSFLTHYKLVHIHPWADGNGRMSRLLMNFIQYEAGIVPAIIKKENRAEYIQSLASSQEKDDAADFLQFMFSHHIRNLSERIEEYKTSLEMSGS